The following are encoded in a window of Kitasatospora fiedleri genomic DNA:
- a CDS encoding GNAT family N-acetyltransferase, producing MTTAPDISAFLHAQGLDPHGLDDPDTLLWTTRDANGPIASAALELARPAALLRSVAVRPDRRGHGAGRRLVEDVLAEATAGGIRRVYLFSTDAGSFWQHMGFREVPVPEAAAALAGAPQVRRYLADGSLATEVAWRRDLDAPDAP from the coding sequence GTGACCACCGCCCCCGACATCTCCGCTTTCCTGCACGCCCAGGGACTCGACCCGCACGGCCTGGACGACCCCGACACCCTGCTGTGGACCACCCGCGACGCCAACGGGCCGATCGCCAGCGCCGCCCTGGAACTCGCCCGGCCGGCCGCCCTGTTGCGCAGCGTCGCCGTCCGCCCGGACCGGCGCGGCCACGGGGCCGGCCGCCGTCTGGTCGAGGACGTCCTCGCCGAGGCCACCGCCGGCGGCATCCGCCGGGTCTACCTGTTCTCCACCGACGCGGGCTCCTTCTGGCAGCACATGGGCTTCCGCGAGGTGCCCGTCCCGGAGGCCGCCGCCGCCCTCGCCGGCGCCCCGCAGGTCCGCCGGTACCTCGCGGACGGCTCGCTGGCCACCGAGGTCGCCTGGCGCCGCGACCTGGACGCCCCTGACGCCCCCTGA
- a CDS encoding FAD-dependent oxidoreductase has translation MTTTTHHATGHTDHHPLAVLGGGLGGLTLARVLHVHGIPAAVFDLEPDAAARTQGGMLDIHHDSGQPALEAAGLHEDFRRIVHPGGQALRLLGPDATVHLAEEDDGTGGRPEVDRGDLRDLLLSALPAGTVHWGRKAVDVRALDDGRHRVEFADGGAITTDLLVGADGAWSKVRPLLSDARPAYTGVSFVEADLHDAARRHPGPAALVGGGMFMALGGGRGFLGHLESDGSIHVYAAVRTDESWPPAAGPAALREAALAAFDGWSERLRALLADADGELTLRRIHALPVGHRWERRPGVTLLGDAAHLMSPFAGEGANLAMQDGAELGLALAARPGDPEAALDAYEQAMFARAEASAAESAASLELMFGPDPVAGMLAMFTGAVEE, from the coding sequence GTGACCACCACCACCCACCACGCCACCGGCCACACCGACCACCACCCCCTCGCCGTCCTGGGCGGCGGCCTCGGCGGCCTCACCCTGGCCCGGGTCCTGCACGTGCACGGCATCCCCGCCGCCGTCTTCGACCTCGAACCCGACGCCGCCGCCCGCACCCAGGGCGGCATGCTCGACATCCACCACGACTCCGGCCAGCCCGCGCTCGAGGCCGCCGGGCTGCACGAGGACTTCCGCCGGATCGTCCACCCCGGCGGCCAGGCCCTGCGCCTGCTCGGCCCCGACGCCACCGTCCACCTCGCCGAGGAGGACGACGGCACCGGCGGCCGCCCCGAGGTGGACCGCGGCGACCTGCGCGACCTGCTGCTCTCCGCGCTGCCCGCCGGCACCGTGCACTGGGGCCGCAAGGCGGTGGACGTCCGGGCGCTCGACGACGGCCGCCACCGGGTCGAGTTCGCCGACGGCGGCGCGATCACCACCGACCTGCTGGTCGGCGCGGACGGCGCCTGGTCCAAGGTCCGTCCGCTGCTCTCCGACGCCCGGCCCGCCTACACCGGCGTCTCCTTCGTCGAGGCCGACCTGCACGACGCCGCCCGCCGCCACCCCGGCCCCGCCGCCCTGGTCGGCGGCGGGATGTTCATGGCCCTCGGCGGCGGGCGCGGCTTCCTCGGCCACCTGGAGTCCGACGGCAGCATCCACGTCTACGCCGCCGTCCGCACCGACGAGAGCTGGCCGCCCGCCGCCGGGCCGGCCGCGCTCCGCGAGGCCGCGCTCGCCGCCTTCGACGGCTGGAGCGAGCGGCTGCGCGCCCTGCTCGCCGACGCCGACGGGGAGTTGACGCTGCGGCGCATCCACGCGCTGCCGGTCGGCCACCGCTGGGAGCGCCGCCCCGGCGTCACCCTGCTCGGCGACGCCGCCCACCTGATGTCCCCGTTCGCGGGCGAGGGCGCCAACCTCGCCATGCAGGACGGCGCCGAGCTCGGCCTCGCGCTGGCCGCCCGCCCCGGCGACCCGGAGGCCGCCCTGGACGCCTACGAGCAGGCCATGTTCGCCCGCGCCGAAGCCTCCGCCGCCGAGTCCGCCGCCAGTCTGGAGCTGATGTTCGGCCCCGACCCGGTCGCCGGGATGCTCGCCATGTTCACGGGGGCCGTCGAGGAGTGA
- a CDS encoding cation:proton antiporter, whose product MTSEQILIGSGLTLVLAVASQLLAARLRIPAIIVLLPVGFAAGALTDDVHPDRLLGPAFSPLVSLAVAVILYDAGLGLDLRELTGHARHTVVRLVWVGTLLTAPAAAFAAAPLLGVPGKAAAMLGAILVVSGPTVVGPLLDFVRPTERVRRVLLWEGSLIDAVGGILGALVFHALVSEQHRRLGAGLLEFAASVGLGLLGGLFGAALLWLLLVRARLNEVLGTSAQLAVVVGVAAVCDALRDDTGLIAAIVLGVVVATVPAFDPPARRIFLETLVPLIVGVLFVSISSTVTWASVRPVLLPVLGLVAVLAVVVRPVVAALSTAGTDLAEGERAFLGWMAPRGIVAASTAATFSTGLAAAGVGGAEKILPATFLVIVFTVTLYGLSAVPVARLLRVTRPARSRPLLVGGEPWTVELAAVLRSAGLDVLLWAGRDEQRARISAAGLELADGELLAAASGEGAEREGVTAVYLLTAEDEFNALAAAVLHEVSELPVFRLPATAPGPGAVGGPPAATVLPAALTGPELARRHAAGARILRRPADGELPPGHDLLFTLDRAGHLHPATPHGAPPRRDRVTERIVLGPS is encoded by the coding sequence ATGACCTCTGAGCAGATCCTGATCGGGTCCGGACTGACCTTGGTACTCGCCGTCGCCTCCCAGCTGCTGGCCGCCCGGCTGCGCATCCCGGCGATCATCGTGCTGCTGCCGGTGGGCTTCGCGGCGGGCGCGCTCACCGACGACGTGCACCCCGACCGGCTGCTCGGTCCGGCCTTCTCGCCGCTGGTCTCGCTCGCCGTCGCGGTCATCCTGTACGACGCCGGGCTCGGCCTGGACCTGCGCGAACTGACCGGCCACGCCCGGCACACGGTGGTGCGGCTGGTGTGGGTCGGCACCCTGCTGACCGCCCCGGCCGCCGCCTTCGCGGCCGCCCCGCTGCTGGGCGTCCCGGGGAAGGCGGCGGCGATGCTCGGTGCGATCCTGGTGGTCTCCGGGCCGACCGTGGTCGGGCCGCTGCTGGACTTCGTCCGCCCCACCGAGCGGGTGCGGCGCGTGCTGCTGTGGGAGGGCTCGCTGATCGACGCGGTCGGCGGCATCCTCGGCGCGCTGGTCTTCCACGCGCTGGTGAGCGAGCAGCACCGGCGGCTGGGCGCCGGGTTGCTGGAGTTCGCCGCCAGCGTCGGCCTGGGCCTGCTCGGCGGGCTGTTCGGCGCGGCCCTGCTGTGGCTGCTGCTGGTGCGGGCGCGGCTGAACGAAGTCCTGGGCACCAGCGCCCAGTTGGCGGTGGTGGTCGGCGTCGCCGCGGTCTGCGACGCGCTGCGCGACGACACCGGGCTGATCGCCGCGATCGTGCTGGGCGTGGTGGTCGCCACCGTCCCGGCCTTCGACCCGCCCGCCCGGCGGATCTTCCTGGAGACGCTGGTTCCGCTGATCGTCGGCGTGCTGTTCGTGTCGATCTCCTCGACCGTGACCTGGGCGTCGGTGCGCCCGGTGCTGCTGCCCGTGCTCGGGCTGGTCGCGGTGCTGGCGGTCGTGGTGCGGCCGGTGGTCGCGGCGCTGTCCACGGCGGGGACGGACCTGGCGGAGGGCGAACGGGCGTTCCTGGGCTGGATGGCCCCGCGCGGCATCGTCGCCGCCTCCACCGCCGCGACCTTCTCCACCGGTCTGGCCGCGGCGGGCGTCGGCGGCGCGGAGAAGATCCTCCCGGCCACCTTCCTGGTGATCGTGTTCACCGTCACGCTGTACGGCCTGAGCGCCGTCCCGGTGGCCCGGCTGCTGCGGGTGACCCGCCCGGCCCGCTCCCGCCCGCTGCTGGTGGGCGGCGAGCCGTGGACGGTCGAGCTGGCCGCCGTGCTCCGCTCGGCCGGGCTGGACGTGCTGCTGTGGGCCGGACGGGACGAGCAGCGGGCCCGGATCTCGGCCGCCGGGCTCGAACTCGCCGACGGCGAGCTGCTGGCCGCCGCGAGCGGCGAGGGCGCCGAGCGGGAGGGCGTCACCGCGGTGTACCTGCTGACCGCCGAGGACGAGTTCAACGCGCTGGCGGCGGCCGTCCTGCACGAGGTGTCCGAACTGCCGGTGTTCCGGCTGCCCGCCACCGCGCCCGGCCCCGGCGCGGTCGGCGGCCCGCCTGCCGCGACGGTCCTCCCGGCCGCGCTGACCGGCCCCGAACTGGCCCGCCGGCACGCCGCCGGAGCCCGCATCCTGCGCCGCCCCGCCGACGGCGAACTGCCGCCCGGCCACGACCTGCTGTTCACCCTCGACCGAGCCGGCCACCTGCACCCGGCCACCCCGCACGGTGCCCCGCCCCGCCGCGACCGGGTCACCGAACGGATCGTCCTCGGCCCGTCCTGA
- a CDS encoding GNAT family N-acetyltransferase — protein sequence MTEAPPLPWPPAPIRTARLLLREPLPGDRPAIVELFTSPEVGTHIGGARPREEFERTLPDVPRGRPGLLVVDLDGAMIGLVTLDPRDRERPGHLRPEGGERELGYLFLPHAWGRGYATEAATAALDWLATALPGEPVVLSTRTANTPSLRVARRLGFTEVERFHEYGAEQWFGVRHPH from the coding sequence ATGACCGAAGCCCCGCCGCTGCCCTGGCCGCCCGCCCCGATCCGGACCGCCCGCCTGCTGCTGCGCGAGCCGCTGCCCGGCGACCGGCCCGCGATCGTCGAGCTGTTCACCTCCCCCGAGGTCGGCACCCACATCGGCGGCGCCCGCCCGCGCGAGGAGTTCGAACGCACCCTGCCCGACGTCCCCCGGGGCCGCCCCGGCCTGCTGGTGGTCGACCTGGACGGCGCGATGATCGGCCTGGTCACACTCGACCCGCGCGACCGCGAACGCCCTGGCCACCTGCGCCCCGAGGGCGGCGAACGCGAACTCGGCTACCTCTTCCTCCCGCACGCCTGGGGCCGCGGCTACGCCACCGAAGCCGCCACCGCCGCCCTCGACTGGCTGGCCACCGCCCTCCCCGGCGAACCCGTCGTCCTCTCCACCCGGACGGCCAACACCCCCTCCCTCCGCGTCGCCCGACGCCTCGGCTTCACCGAGGTCGAACGCTTCCACGAGTACGGCGCCGAACAGTGGTTCGGCGTCCGCCACCCGCACTGA
- a CDS encoding NUDIX hydrolase — MPTPPFILDLREHVGHGPLWLSGITAVVVEDGRILLNRRSDTGRWALLHGIVEPGEQPADTVVREVREETGVTVRPERITSVLTLPAFACANGDRVQYLDLAFRCRPLSGEATVNDDESLAVAWFPLDALPPLAPNDTLLLEKALTDHPAPWFALG; from the coding sequence ATGCCCACCCCGCCATTCATCCTGGACCTGCGCGAACACGTCGGCCACGGCCCGCTCTGGCTCTCCGGCATCACCGCGGTGGTGGTCGAGGACGGCCGCATCCTGCTCAACCGCCGCTCCGACACCGGCCGTTGGGCCCTGCTGCACGGCATCGTCGAACCGGGCGAGCAGCCCGCCGACACCGTGGTCCGCGAGGTGCGGGAGGAGACCGGCGTCACCGTCCGCCCCGAGCGGATCACCAGCGTCCTCACCCTGCCCGCCTTCGCCTGCGCCAACGGCGACCGCGTCCAGTACCTGGACCTCGCCTTCCGCTGCCGCCCGCTGTCCGGCGAGGCCACCGTCAACGACGACGAGTCCCTCGCCGTCGCCTGGTTCCCCCTCGACGCCCTCCCCCCGCTGGCCCCCAACGACACCCTCCTCCTGGAGAAGGCCCTCACCGACCACCCCGCCCCCTGGTTCGCCCTGGGCTGA
- a CDS encoding TetR/AcrR family transcriptional regulator, with the protein MDDSPAPAPRSRRERPAKPALTRAGIVTAAVRLMEAEGLQRVTMRRLAQELDTGPASLYVYVANTAELHAAILEHHLGRVDLGAAAGTGAAEPGTADDPGAAACAGAAEPGAADDPSTADDPGRDWRGRLAAVLESYTTVLLEHPALAHSALLARPAGPHYLALVETLLALLEEGGVPAGQAAWGVDALLQVATATAAEHSARTGAAAEAEHGAMVRALREADPSRYPKVAATAGDLVSGRPTERLAWTFRMLINGVAATPR; encoded by the coding sequence ATGGACGACAGCCCCGCCCCCGCCCCGCGCAGCCGCCGGGAGCGGCCCGCCAAGCCCGCGCTCACCCGGGCCGGCATCGTGACGGCGGCCGTCCGCCTGATGGAGGCCGAAGGGCTCCAGCGGGTCACCATGCGGCGCCTGGCCCAGGAACTCGACACCGGCCCGGCCTCGCTGTACGTCTACGTGGCCAACACGGCCGAACTGCACGCCGCGATCCTGGAGCACCACCTCGGACGGGTCGACCTGGGCGCCGCCGCCGGCACGGGGGCCGCCGAGCCGGGCACCGCCGACGATCCGGGCGCCGCCGCCTGTGCGGGGGCCGCCGAGCCGGGCGCCGCCGACGATCCGAGCACCGCCGACGACCCGGGCCGGGACTGGCGCGGGCGGCTCGCCGCGGTGCTGGAGTCCTACACCACCGTGCTGCTCGAACACCCGGCGCTGGCCCACTCCGCGCTGCTCGCCCGCCCCGCCGGGCCGCACTACCTGGCACTGGTGGAGACCCTGCTGGCCCTGCTGGAGGAGGGCGGCGTCCCCGCCGGGCAGGCCGCCTGGGGCGTCGACGCCCTGCTCCAGGTGGCCACCGCCACCGCCGCCGAGCACTCCGCCCGCACCGGCGCGGCGGCCGAGGCCGAGCACGGCGCGATGGTCCGCGCCCTGCGCGAGGCCGACCCGTCCCGCTACCCGAAGGTGGCCGCGACCGCCGGGGACCTGGTCTCCGGCCGCCCCACCGAACGGCTCGCCTGGACGTTCCGGATGCTGATCAACGGGGTGGCCGCCACGCCGCGCTGA
- a CDS encoding universal stress protein has translation MTRPVLAAVDASVRSRAAAHWAAQEAGRRGAPLRLLHAWPYQGRKADDRVGAEDLEGGGRAMLDDVARELTAAYPGLEVSGELVPDAAVDGLTAAAEQGDLLVIGTRGLGGFRGLLVGSVSLGVAGRSAAPVVLVREGRPEPERHEPEVTVGLDALEPNDAVLEFAFEAARLRGARVRVVHGWELPPAYGYAGWVPVETEQQELGALAVGMVAEAVAPWRGKYPRTLVLEDVRTGGGAAALVEASEQSDLVVVGRRRRTLGLGSKLGSVAHAVIHHAQAPVAVIPHD, from the coding sequence ATGACTCGTCCCGTTCTCGCCGCAGTCGATGCGTCCGTCCGCAGCCGTGCCGCCGCGCACTGGGCCGCCCAGGAGGCCGGCCGCCGGGGTGCGCCGCTGCGGCTGCTGCACGCCTGGCCGTACCAGGGCCGCAAGGCCGACGACCGGGTCGGGGCCGAGGACCTGGAGGGCGGCGGGCGGGCGATGCTGGACGACGTCGCCCGGGAGCTGACCGCCGCGTACCCGGGCCTGGAGGTCTCCGGCGAGCTGGTGCCGGACGCCGCGGTCGACGGGCTGACCGCCGCCGCCGAGCAGGGGGACCTGCTGGTGATCGGCACCCGCGGGCTGGGCGGCTTCCGCGGGCTGCTGGTCGGCTCGGTCAGCCTGGGCGTGGCGGGCCGCTCGGCGGCGCCGGTGGTGCTGGTCCGCGAGGGCCGGCCGGAGCCCGAGCGGCACGAGCCGGAGGTCACCGTCGGCCTGGACGCGCTCGAACCGAACGACGCCGTCCTGGAGTTCGCCTTCGAGGCGGCCCGGCTGCGCGGCGCCCGGGTACGGGTGGTGCACGGCTGGGAGCTGCCGCCGGCCTACGGGTACGCCGGGTGGGTCCCGGTCGAGACCGAGCAGCAGGAGCTGGGCGCGCTGGCGGTCGGCATGGTCGCCGAGGCGGTCGCCCCGTGGCGGGGGAAGTACCCGCGCACGCTGGTGCTGGAGGACGTCCGCACCGGTGGCGGCGCGGCGGCCCTGGTCGAGGCGTCCGAGCAGTCGGACCTGGTGGTGGTCGGTCGCCGTCGGCGCACCCTGGGCCTGGGCAGCAAGCTCGGCTCGGTGGCCCACGCGGTGATCCACCACGCGCAGGCCCCGGTCGCGGTGATACCGCACGACTGA
- a CDS encoding ricin-type beta-trefoil lectin domain protein — protein sequence MPGHRRGSSAAGTKLQLATCNTSGYQNWVRQSDGSLRNPTSGRCIDSPSGATANGTRLQIWDCNGSGAQKFAIGAPIYGPGGKCVDVAGDDNGGDGTAVQLWDCQSGAKDQKWTWSGQTLQTLGKCLDIAGGSSAAGTKLQLATCNGGGYQNWVANGDGSLSNPTSGRCVDSPSGATANGTRLQIWDCNGSGAQKFALA from the coding sequence GTGCCTGGACATCGCCGGGGCAGCAGCGCCGCCGGAACGAAGCTCCAACTCGCCACCTGCAACACCAGCGGATACCAGAACTGGGTGCGGCAGAGCGACGGTTCGCTGCGCAACCCGACCAGCGGCCGGTGCATCGACTCGCCGTCGGGCGCCACCGCCAACGGCACCCGGCTCCAGATCTGGGACTGCAACGGCTCCGGCGCCCAGAAGTTCGCCATCGGCGCGCCGATCTACGGGCCCGGCGGCAAGTGCGTGGACGTGGCCGGTGACGACAACGGCGGCGACGGCACGGCGGTGCAGCTGTGGGACTGCCAGTCGGGCGCCAAGGACCAGAAGTGGACCTGGAGCGGCCAGACCCTCCAGACCCTCGGCAAGTGCCTGGACATCGCGGGCGGCAGCAGCGCGGCCGGGACGAAGCTCCAACTCGCCACCTGTAACGGCGGCGGCTACCAGAACTGGGTGGCCAACGGCGACGGTTCGCTGTCGAACCCGACCAGCGGGCGGTGCGTCGACTCCCCGTCGGGCGCCACCGCCAACGGCACCCGGCTCCAGATCTGGGACTGCAACGGCTCCGGCGCCCAGAAGTTCGCCCTGGCCTGA
- a CDS encoding pyridoxamine 5'-phosphate oxidase family protein codes for MTTDHAAPTALARRFADRLADLGLTEAQAAARAGMSTAYLHRVLELGPDFDPLALLRLAAVLGLEYEELVAGRPAERVGRPAGPVLVGPPVLGELDVAECWRRLGANGLGRIARTGPDGPVVRPVGYLVHGRTVLYRTTEHGPLAPGRAATPRSRWTAPTGTCARAGAC; via the coding sequence GTGACCACCGACCACGCGGCTCCGACCGCGCTCGCCCGCCGCTTCGCCGACCGCCTCGCCGACCTCGGGCTCACCGAGGCGCAGGCAGCCGCACGGGCCGGCATGTCGACGGCGTACCTGCACCGGGTCCTGGAACTCGGACCCGACTTCGACCCGCTCGCGCTGCTGCGGCTGGCCGCCGTCCTCGGCCTGGAGTACGAGGAGCTGGTGGCCGGCCGACCCGCCGAACGGGTCGGCCGTCCGGCCGGCCCCGTGCTGGTCGGACCGCCCGTCCTGGGCGAACTCGACGTCGCCGAGTGCTGGCGGCGCCTGGGCGCCAACGGCCTGGGCCGGATCGCCCGCACCGGCCCGGACGGCCCCGTGGTGCGCCCCGTCGGCTACCTGGTGCACGGCCGCACCGTCCTCTACCGCACCACCGAGCACGGCCCGCTGGCCCCCGGGCGGGCGGCGACGCCGCGTTCGAGGTGGACCGCGCCGACGGGGACCTGCGCGAGGGCTGGAGCGTGCTGA
- a CDS encoding PP2C family protein-serine/threonine phosphatase yields the protein MYGRPQRADGGEALRRTVERLREEQRRAAPAEPSGPPPVVPDAALDPELARPPDRDLHHLLDALPQAAVLAEPVLDGAGDVRDLAAVIVNEAVLRHPHHPGQAHRQAAEEGRGVSLREAYPGLWSAAFADTVGEVLRTGHAARSVPVRRRYPASDGSTRTRREHVTAHRLGRRLLLVWPDDRTEEIARAAQRIARVGWAEWDLHEDRLDVSPGLAVLLGLPPDTAALPPGRALRRVTETARPALYRELDRLLATGEDIDVLTELYGSGRPRRVRLVAEAVREDGGPIEGLRVVLQDVTELWESRRRLREQQEETERQARRADTEHYVVQRLQEALQPRSAALVGVGVSTAVAYRPAEGGVGGDWFKVRQLPDGKVLLAVGDARGHGLDAVALMSTLRHALAGLAFTGALVESLGGWLNRIACDEGDEATATAIVSRYYPHRRLLRWICAGHPPPVLLRDGRAAPMNPETGPPLGVLPDVSYRAVETRVRPGDTVLLYTDGLIERRDQDIDARLAALCAAVHRHATEDCATGPDLQELVDAVVRDMSGPLSEDDATLLAFRFDR from the coding sequence GTGTACGGGCGACCGCAGCGGGCCGATGGGGGCGAGGCCCTGCGCCGCACCGTCGAGCGGCTGCGCGAGGAGCAACGCCGGGCCGCGCCCGCCGAGCCGTCCGGGCCGCCGCCGGTCGTCCCGGACGCCGCGCTCGACCCGGAGCTGGCCCGCCCGCCGGACCGCGACCTGCACCACCTGCTGGACGCCCTCCCGCAGGCCGCGGTACTGGCCGAGCCGGTGCTCGACGGGGCGGGCGACGTCCGCGACCTCGCCGCGGTGATCGTCAACGAGGCCGTGCTCCGACACCCGCACCACCCCGGCCAGGCGCACCGGCAGGCCGCCGAGGAGGGGCGCGGCGTCTCGCTGCGCGAGGCGTACCCGGGGCTGTGGAGCGCGGCGTTCGCGGACACCGTCGGCGAGGTGCTGCGCACGGGGCACGCGGCCCGCTCGGTGCCGGTGCGGCGGCGCTACCCGGCGTCCGACGGCAGCACCCGCACCCGCCGCGAGCACGTCACCGCGCACCGGCTGGGCCGGCGGCTGCTGCTGGTGTGGCCCGACGACCGGACCGAGGAGATCGCCCGCGCCGCGCAGCGGATCGCCCGGGTCGGCTGGGCCGAGTGGGACCTGCACGAGGACCGGCTGGACGTCTCGCCCGGCCTGGCCGTCCTGCTCGGCCTGCCCCCCGACACCGCCGCCCTGCCCCCGGGCCGGGCGCTGCGCCGGGTCACCGAGACCGCCCGCCCCGCCCTCTACCGCGAGCTCGACCGGCTGCTGGCCACCGGCGAGGACATCGACGTGCTGACCGAGCTGTACGGGTCCGGCCGGCCGCGCCGGGTCCGGCTGGTGGCCGAGGCGGTGCGCGAGGACGGCGGGCCGATCGAGGGCCTGCGGGTGGTGCTCCAGGACGTCACCGAACTGTGGGAGAGCCGGCGGCGGCTGCGCGAGCAGCAGGAGGAGACCGAGCGCCAGGCCCGCCGCGCCGACACCGAGCACTACGTGGTGCAGCGCCTCCAGGAGGCCCTGCAACCGCGCTCCGCGGCCCTGGTCGGGGTCGGCGTCAGCACCGCGGTGGCCTACCGCCCGGCCGAGGGCGGGGTCGGCGGCGACTGGTTCAAGGTCCGTCAACTCCCGGACGGAAAAGTGCTGTTGGCGGTCGGCGACGCGCGCGGGCACGGCCTGGACGCGGTCGCCCTGATGTCGACGCTGCGGCACGCGCTGGCCGGACTGGCGTTCACCGGCGCGCTGGTCGAGTCGCTCGGCGGCTGGCTCAACCGGATCGCCTGCGACGAGGGCGACGAGGCCACCGCCACCGCGATCGTCTCCCGCTACTACCCCCACCGGCGCCTGCTGCGCTGGATCTGCGCCGGCCACCCCCCGCCGGTGCTGCTGCGCGACGGCCGGGCCGCCCCGATGAACCCCGAGACCGGCCCGCCGCTGGGCGTGCTGCCCGACGTCTCCTACCGGGCGGTGGAGACCCGCGTCCGCCCCGGTGACACCGTCCTGCTGTACACCGACGGCCTGATCGAGCGCCGCGACCAGGACATCGACGCCCGCCTCGCCGCACTCTGCGCGGCCGTCCACCGGCACGCCACCGAGGACTGCGCGACCGGACCGGACCTCCAGGAACTGGTGGACGCCGTGGTGCGCGACATGTCCGGCCCGCTGTCGGAGGACGACGCGACGCTGCTGGCCTTCCGCTTCGACCGCTGA